One Lusitaniella coriacea LEGE 07157 genomic window carries:
- the proA gene encoding glutamate-5-semialdehyde dehydrogenase, producing the protein MVTSSVTTLSLTELAKHTRQAARQLAVLSTEERNQALDAIARSLESSSAEILAANEADCQAAESEGIAKPLYARLKLGESKLKAAIAGVRDVAKLHDPVGSVQIHRELDDGLVLKRVTCPLGVLGIIFEARPEALIQITSLAIKSGNGVILKGGKEAIRSCQSLVKVIQESLRSTAVNPDAVQLLTTREEIRELLALDEYVDLIIPRGSNSFVRYVQDNTRIPVLGHADGICHLYIDKDAQMEQAIAVAVDSKTQYPAACNAIETLLVHQEIAPQFLPKLVEALPNVELRGDEAAREIIDIQPATEEDWSTEYSDLILAVKVVDSVDRAIAHINTYGSKHTDAIVTESAAIAQTFLNRVDAAGVYHNCSTRFADGFRYGFGAEVGISTQQMPPRGPVGLEGLITYKYQVTGKGHIAATYSGANAKPFTHKEL; encoded by the coding sequence ATGGTTACTTCTTCAGTGACAACGCTATCGTTAACCGAACTTGCTAAACATACTCGCCAAGCAGCGCGTCAGTTGGCGGTATTATCGACGGAAGAACGGAATCAGGCGCTAGACGCGATCGCGCGATCCTTAGAATCTTCTTCTGCTGAAATTCTTGCGGCAAACGAAGCAGACTGTCAAGCGGCTGAATCAGAAGGGATTGCCAAACCCTTATACGCGCGTTTGAAATTGGGAGAATCGAAATTAAAAGCAGCGATTGCCGGGGTGCGAGATGTCGCCAAACTCCACGACCCCGTGGGGTCCGTGCAAATTCACAGGGAACTTGACGACGGTTTGGTTCTCAAGCGCGTTACCTGTCCCCTCGGCGTATTGGGGATTATTTTTGAGGCGCGTCCGGAAGCTTTGATTCAAATTACCAGCCTCGCGATTAAATCGGGTAATGGGGTGATTCTCAAAGGGGGAAAGGAAGCGATTCGTTCCTGTCAATCGCTGGTTAAGGTGATTCAAGAAAGCTTGCGTTCGACTGCTGTGAATCCCGACGCGGTGCAATTGCTGACGACTAGAGAGGAAATTCGGGAATTACTGGCGCTGGATGAATACGTGGATTTAATTATTCCCAGAGGGTCGAATTCTTTTGTTCGTTACGTCCAAGATAATACTCGCATTCCCGTTCTCGGACACGCGGATGGAATTTGTCACCTCTACATCGATAAAGATGCCCAGATGGAGCAAGCGATTGCGGTTGCGGTAGATTCCAAAACCCAATATCCTGCTGCTTGCAATGCGATTGAAACCTTATTGGTTCACCAAGAGATTGCGCCGCAATTTTTGCCTAAATTAGTTGAAGCGTTACCCAATGTGGAATTGCGGGGAGACGAAGCTGCGCGAGAAATTATCGATATTCAACCTGCTACCGAAGAGGATTGGTCAACGGAGTATAGCGACTTGATTTTAGCAGTGAAAGTGGTCGATTCCGTAGATCGCGCGATCGCGCACATCAATACCTACGGTTCCAAACACACCGATGCCATTGTGACAGAGAGCGCCGCGATCGCCCAAACTTTCCTCAACCGAGTCGATGCCGCAGGAGTTTACCATAACTGTTCCACGCGCTTTGCCGATGGTTTTCGCTATGGGTTTGGCGCAGAAGTGGGTATCAGCACCCAACAAATGCCGCCTCGCGGTCCTGTGGGACTCGAAGGACTCATCACCTACAAATACCAAGTCACGGGAAAAGGACACATTGCCGCCACCTATTCCGGCGCTAACGCAAAACCTTTCACCCATAAAGAGCTGTAG
- a CDS encoding Uma2 family endonuclease, whose translation MTSTINPSNLPKTLPDHTQLPESDGTFVENFQEHPQSILLTDSIKPIFQALHPDEQYCIGQDCGIYWRMVEPPERGHFPITPLGVELGIWQGQYQNVALPWLRWWDNRGNLLLTGDERAERAESQTERLREQLRAAEIEPNV comes from the coding sequence ATGACCTCCACCATTAACCCATCGAACCTCCCTAAAACCCTTCCTGACCATACCCAACTGCCTGAATCTGATGGTACCTTCGTGGAGAACTTCCAAGAACACCCCCAAAGCATTCTACTCACTGACTCCATCAAACCCATTTTTCAAGCATTACACCCGGACGAACAGTATTGCATCGGTCAAGATTGCGGCATTTATTGGCGCATGGTAGAACCACCAGAACGGGGTCACTTTCCCATTACACCGTTGGGGGTGGAGTTGGGAATTTGGCAAGGTCAGTATCAAAATGTTGCGCTCCCTTGGTTGCGCTGGTGGGACAATCGAGGGAATTTGTTGTTGACGGGGGACGAACGTGCAGAACGGGCTGAAAGCCAAACCGAACGCTTGAGGGAACAATTACGGGCTGCGGAAATCGAACCAAATGTTTGA